One Pseudorasbora parva isolate DD20220531a chromosome 8, ASM2467924v1, whole genome shotgun sequence DNA window includes the following coding sequences:
- the LOC137084445 gene encoding uncharacterized protein: protein MRGRSLGNSATSAYRNLCVRHREQWIAQTTHYLSVVGKFIHHATDPSTLAGQLPQMTPVPCPAWLLSVYAKDVQTRLPELKARVTSIYGTILKMDSTKKVTKKLAGEAAGTAAWVTDVGNEFGQVLVCVLTEAEGDGLLPMCSGLIERYRRAGEAPPRVLYVDRDCCSATGKGKAAAMFTEWDQLIVRLDVWHFMRRFAVGVTTDSHPLYGPFMKRLTACIFEWDASDVERLKEAKRSTGGEPTTKELAKHCRRRTRGAQETKRLIEKLLADFGAATDTMGIKLLDQERMKEIWKTQQRHIDCIQDPPGVQLYRKTGQVTKEGVLLPSYRCARGSTSLESFHLHLNRFVPGTSANAMHFQMYLLEGLVQWNEARGAAAVEGASRQDICYGGPLLQYCNALSQQLLGLKLAQDYTSPGEYTGELIGVEYLYSQTSRAFQEDFGADPDIPDGIRDEDLQVDLEGDEGFEDICPDEPIEFMELEGNDLPSLQEHPAGLPAAESSSAALSAQSQEESVGPDGQPGYDHVVRLADSLVALRKEGFVTQSKVNEIIMLWNNLSDDDKGPLIYPPRHRDRLLKGRFKVSHSKTNVTSGTDSLKRCFLGEGGPAQWPSASRIVEAICLALCRIYPAGQTVAGVRVNRWAAILKDYRMIRDVVLGSPGIMAQTKLKLFELNQLTVSRWHNARTKKQEREVLQQDIEPFTAPLLAPEQLPPVLLKLPEAIQHGHSSFMFEMPEDASGQAAPRCRGQPPPPPPPPPPPPPPHRHLLASLQAQPTLPLHLYLQLYLLPHMALLLPRPLGPFLL, encoded by the exons ATGCGGGGGCGCTCATTGGGGAACAGTGCGACTTCGGCATACCGAAACCTCTGTGTGAGGCACAGGGAGCAGTGGATTGCCCAGACGACCCATTATCTTTCTGTTGTTGGAAAGTTCATCCACCATGCCACAGACCCTAGCACTCTCGCTGGCCAGCTGCCTCAGATGACACCTGTGCCTTGTCCGGCATGGCTGCTGTCAGTTTACGCCAAAGACGTACAGACACGGCTGCCGGAACTAAAGGCCAGGGTCACATCTATATATGGAACCATCCTTAAGATGGATTCCACTAAGAAG GTCACCAAGAAGCTGGCTGGTGAGGCTGCTGGAACAGCGGCATGGGTCACGGATGTGGGGAATGAGTTTGGGCAGGTCCTCGTGTGTGTCCTCACTGAGGCGGAGGGTGATGGTCTGCTACCCATGTGCTCTGGACTCATTGAGCGCTACCGGAGAGCTGGTGAGGCTCCTCCCCGAGTCCTCTACGTTGACCGGGACTGCTGCTCGGCCACCGGGAAAGGAAAGGCGGCGGCGATGTTTACAGAGTGGGACCAGCTGATCGTCAGGCTGGACGTGTGGCACTTCATGCGGAGGTTTGCAGTAGGAGTGACCACAGACAGCCACCCGCTTTATGGCCCCTTTATGAAACGCCTCACCGCGTGCATTTTTGAGTGGGATGCGTCAGACGTGGAGAGGCTAAAGGAGGCCAAGCGGTCGACGGGAGGCGAGCCCACCACCAAAGAACTCGCAAAGCATTGCCGTCGCCGCACTCGGGGGGCCCAGGAGACCAAGCGGCTTATCGAAAAGCTGCTTGCAGACTTCGGGGCGGCAACGGACACCATGGGCATCAAGCTCCTCGACCAGGAGAGGATGAAGGAAATCTGGAAGACCCAGCAGCGCCACATAGACTGCATCCAGGATCCGCCGGGTGTACAGCTGTACAGGAAGACGGGACAGGTGACCAAGGAAGGGGTCCTTCTACCATCGTACCGCTGTGCACGTGGCTCAACATCCCTGGAGTCGTTCCACCTGCACTTGAATCGCTTCGTGCCAG GTACAAGTGCAAATGCCATGCACTTTCAAATGTACCTGTTGGAAGGACTGGTGCAGTGGAACGAGGCACGCGGGGCCGCTGCAGTCGAAGGTGCCAGTAGGCAGGACATCTGCTatggcggcccgctgctgcagtACTGCAATGCGCTGAGCCAACAGCTGCTGGGTCTGAAGCTGGCTCAGGACTACACCAGCCCTGGTGAATACACAG GAGAGCTCATTGGTGTGGAATACTTGTATTCCCAGACCAGCAGAGCATTTCAGGAGGACTTCGGTGCTGATCCCGACATTCCTGATGGGATACGGGACGAAGACCTACAGGTTGATTTGGAAGGGGATGAGGGGTTCGAGGACATATGCCCTGATGAGCCCATAGAATTTATGGAGCTCGAGGGCAATGACCTGCCTTCCCTTCAGGAACATCCTGCGGGTCTGCCTGCAGCGGAGTCCTCCTCTGCTGCCTTGTCCGCTCAGAGCCAG GAGGAGAGCGTGGGACCGGATGGCCAACCTGGATATGACCATGTCGTTAGGCTGGCTGACAGTCTGGTTGCCCTGCGAAAAGAGGGGTTCGTTACACAGAGTAAGGTGAACGAGATCATCATGCTGTGGAACAACCTCTCGGATGATGACAAGGGCCCGCTCATCTATCCCCCCCGCCACCGTGACAGACTATTGAAGGGTCGCTTTAAGGTCAGCCATTCTAAGACCAACGTGACCTCGGGCACCGATAGTCTGAAGAG ATGCTTCCTTGGTGAAGGTGGGCCGGCTCAGTGGCCCAGCGCAAGCCGTATAGTGGAGGCCATCTGCCTGGCTCTGTGCCGGATTTACCCTGCTGGTCAGACCGTCGCGGGAGTCCGGGTCAACCGTTGGGCTGCCATCCTCAAGGACTACAGGATGATCCGTGATGTAGTCCTGGGCAGCCCCGGTATCATGGCTCAAACGAAATTAAAACTGTTTGAGCTTAATCAGCTCACGGTCTCCCGGTG GCACAATGCAAGGACCAAAAAGCAGGAGAGGGAGGTGTTGCAGCAGGACATCGAGCCTTTCACTGCTCCTTTGCTGGCCCCTGAACAGCTCCCGCCGGTGCTGCTAAAACTACCGGAAGCCATCCAGCACGGACACTCCTCCTTTATGTTTGAAATGCCTGAGGATGCTTCCGGACAGGCAGCACCGCGGTGTCGAGGCcagcctcctcctcctcctcctcctcctcctcctcctcctcctcctcaccgACACCTCCTCGCGTCCCTCCAGGCACAGCCCACTCTGCCACTGCATCTCTACCTGCAGCTCTACCTGCTACCTCACATGGCGCTTCTCTTGCCACGCCCACTGGGCCCCTTCCTGTTGTAG